From the Trueperaceae bacterium genome, one window contains:
- a CDS encoding NUDIX domain-containing protein yields the protein MTTDGRETFDVLDAAGRPTGATAARDDVHRDGMWHAALHVWIVDGDDRVWLQRRSAAKDLAPGKVDVAVGGHLAAGEAWVEALREADEELGLVLEPPDVEVLGTVRSERRYPDATDREVQTVAVHRTDRTLADVRLAPDEVTAVYAVSFARLLAWWRDDVPAAAEGRDAQGRPAGALLHAADRIEEGRVGTLEELAWLEAWWRA from the coding sequence GTGACGACCGACGGGCGGGAGACCTTCGACGTCCTCGATGCGGCCGGCCGCCCGACCGGGGCGACCGCAGCGCGTGACGACGTCCACCGCGACGGCATGTGGCACGCGGCGCTCCACGTCTGGATCGTGGACGGCGACGACCGCGTGTGGCTGCAACGCCGCAGCGCGGCGAAGGACCTCGCGCCCGGCAAGGTCGACGTCGCGGTCGGGGGGCACCTCGCGGCGGGCGAGGCGTGGGTCGAGGCGCTGCGTGAGGCGGACGAGGAGCTGGGGCTCGTGCTGGAGCCCCCCGACGTCGAGGTGCTCGGCACCGTCCGTAGCGAACGGCGGTACCCGGACGCCACCGACCGCGAGGTGCAGACCGTGGCGGTGCACCGGACCGACCGGACGTTGGCGGACGTGCGGCTCGCACCGGACGAGGTGACGGCGGTCTACGCGGTGTCGTTCGCGCGGCTGCTCGCCTGGTGGCGCGACGACGTGCCGGCGGCGGCGGAGGGGCGCGACGCGCAGGGCCGGCCCGCAGGCGCCCTGCTGCACGCCGCCGACCGCATCGAGGAGGGGCGCGTCGGCACGCTCGAGGAGCTGGCCTGGCTCGAGGCCTGGTGGCGGGCCTGA
- a CDS encoding ribonuclease J, protein MSETKPNAPRKRSGGSRRGGRRRGGGGGRSKNAGPSDAIRIIPFGGMGEIGKNMFAFEYGGDILMVDGGLAFPDADMLGVDLLVPKVDWLIENIDRVKGWVLTHGHEDHIGGLPYILKQLPRKIPMYGAKLTLGLLRGKFDEFKLTEGDVDLREITPDDRIKVSDHFTVDFFRMTHSIPDNSGLIIHTPIGRIVHSGDFKLDYHPADGKTSHLAKIAAAGAEGVLLLLSDSTNGERPGFTPSERDVMMAVDDLVGKAPGRVIVTTFSSHVHRIQNFVRVAEAHGRRVAVEGRSMVKATRIAQELGYLESKQPILSMDQVAEMKSDRLVIITTGSQGQPMAALSRLAAGTHRKVELQNDDTIIMSSNPIPGNEEAVNRVINQLYERGVKVLYPPKYKVHASGHGSQEELKLILDLARPKYFIPWHGEPRHQVNHAWLAESMPRPPKKTVIPTNGSILELSEDDLKVTGEIEGGVVYIDSMGRSTDEIQEPIIRDRQTLSSEGVVVIMGLMGKKPSAEVIVRGVAGADDAMKKEVTRLTVEALAKGKREKRRLSDVRDDIFYPVRRYLRKATGRTPLIVPTVVEN, encoded by the coding sequence ATGAGCGAAACGAAACCGAACGCACCGAGAAAACGCAGTGGCGGCAGTCGCCGCGGCGGTCGTCGCCGCGGCGGGGGCGGCGGCCGCTCCAAGAACGCCGGTCCGTCCGACGCCATCCGCATCATTCCGTTCGGCGGGATGGGCGAGATCGGCAAGAACATGTTCGCCTTCGAATACGGCGGCGACATCCTGATGGTCGACGGCGGCCTGGCGTTCCCCGACGCCGACATGCTGGGCGTCGACCTGTTGGTCCCGAAGGTCGATTGGTTGATCGAGAACATCGACCGCGTCAAGGGCTGGGTCCTCACGCACGGTCACGAGGACCACATCGGGGGGCTCCCCTACATCCTCAAGCAGCTCCCCCGGAAGATCCCGATGTACGGCGCGAAGTTGACGTTGGGGCTGCTGCGCGGGAAGTTCGACGAGTTCAAGTTGACCGAGGGCGACGTCGACCTGCGCGAGATCACGCCCGACGACCGCATCAAGGTCAGCGACCACTTCACCGTCGACTTCTTCCGCATGACGCACTCGATCCCCGACAACAGCGGGTTGATCATTCACACGCCCATCGGGCGGATCGTGCACAGCGGCGACTTCAAGCTCGATTACCACCCCGCCGACGGCAAGACCAGCCACCTCGCGAAGATCGCGGCGGCCGGCGCGGAGGGCGTCCTGCTGCTGCTGTCGGACTCCACGAACGGGGAGCGGCCCGGCTTCACGCCGTCGGAACGCGACGTCATGATGGCGGTCGACGACCTCGTCGGGAAGGCCCCCGGCCGCGTGATCGTCACGACGTTCTCGAGCCACGTGCACCGCATCCAGAACTTCGTGCGGGTCGCGGAAGCGCACGGGCGCCGCGTCGCGGTCGAGGGCCGCAGCATGGTGAAGGCCACCCGCATCGCGCAGGAGCTCGGCTACCTCGAGAGCAAGCAACCGATCCTCAGCATGGATCAGGTGGCGGAGATGAAGAGCGACCGCCTGGTGATCATCACGACGGGCAGCCAAGGCCAACCGATGGCGGCGTTGTCGCGCCTCGCGGCCGGGACGCACCGCAAGGTGGAGCTGCAGAACGACGACACGATCATCATGTCCAGCAACCCGATTCCGGGGAACGAAGAGGCCGTCAACCGCGTCATCAACCAGCTGTACGAGCGGGGCGTGAAGGTCCTCTACCCCCCCAAGTACAAGGTGCACGCCTCCGGGCACGGCAGCCAAGAGGAACTCAAACTCATCCTCGATTTGGCGCGCCCGAAGTACTTCATTCCGTGGCACGGGGAGCCCCGCCACCAGGTGAACCACGCGTGGTTGGCGGAGTCGATGCCGCGCCCCCCGAAGAAGACCGTCATCCCCACGAACGGTTCGATCCTGGAGCTGAGCGAGGACGACCTGAAGGTCACCGGCGAGATCGAGGGGGGCGTCGTCTACATCGACTCGATGGGGCGCAGCACCGACGAGATCCAGGAGCCGATCATCCGCGACCGCCAGACGCTGTCGAGCGAGGGGGTGGTCGTGATCATGGGCCTGATGGGCAAGAAACCGTCGGCGGAGGTCATCGTGCGCGGCGTCGCCGGCGCGGACGACGCGATGAAGAAGGAGGTGACCCGCCTCACGGTCGAGGCGCTCGCGAAGGGCAAACGCGAGAAGCGGCGCCTCTCCGACGTCCGCGACGACATCTTCTACCCCGTCCGCCGCTACCTCCGCAAAGCGACGGGCCGCACGCCGTTGATCGTCCCGACCGTCGTCGAGAACTGA